The Erigeron canadensis isolate Cc75 chromosome 1, C_canadensis_v1, whole genome shotgun sequence genome segment AGGTCCATTGGCTCTCCAGTAACTTAATGGTCCCTAGTCGACTTTTGAGTCAATTGGCTATTTGGCTCTACAGTAACTTGGTCTCAAGAGATAAAACGCTATGTGCCTCTGTGGATGCGTAAATGAATTATTTATAATGAGGCAaactaagaaaacaaaaatagtaGGTAACACCCAATGGCGTCTTctatgggttttgggtcccaatactgTCTTCGACGGTGTttgggggaggttgagatgtagacagccttatcCCAACctaaggtagagaggctgcttagGTTCTACTTAAAGTAGAGGACTTGTATACTAATAatagtcattattatctaataTAAACACACTTGTTTAATAAATAGTACTTGTCTAATAAATAAGAGACTTTTAACACTTCtccatatataaaacatatacaaaTTTGAGGTCTAAAATTACGATACAGATTGCCGCACATGTAACCAACTGCACACATTTAGCATTTTTATCGATCTTCTTATGGATTTATAGACCCTTTAGACCATATCACTAAATCTAAATCCAACCGAGAAGAACAGACCCATGCTATGTAAGAGTCATAAAAATGTCAGGATATTTATACTAAACTACACGTATTAGGTAACCCTTTAAATTTTCACTAGTTAACCTATACTATATCACGCAAAATTGTGATTACCATCAAGTGATCCTACGACTTAATGAGCTACAAAAGCAAAAGAACTTAAGAACTTGGACTGGCAAATTTGGCGTGAATCACATTTAGTTTATTTGACAATATCACGTCATACCAAAAATTCTGCGGTGATTACAATACATGGGCAAAAGGCCCTACAGATCTCCAAGCATATGGAAATGCAGCTCATTTAATTGCTTGGTTTTCCACCATTACTATTATAGTAttatattctaaaaaaaatgtaagCATTATCCGTTTAATAGAAGGGATTCAActccatgctttttttttcacaaCGCACAGGCAAATTTGATCCGTTTGTACGGAAACTGGTCCATTTGGGTTGTATTTTCATGGCAACAACTCAAACAGGAAATATGTAACAAATTAGCTGATAACTAAATGGGTTAAATGGATCAAAACTTGCCTAATAACTAATTTAaagaaattacattaatattatagTAATAGGGTGTTTGCAATCCTAATTAATATGTCAATGATAGAAGAATACATTAACTGGTGACGGATTGGTCCAAGTTGACCCACCTCATTAGATATGATCCGATTTTGACCCATTGCCGAAACCCATTCTCCCACAAAACTACTAATACCATTAGGGTTACCATAGTTGCATAGTCCTGAAGCTAATCAAGACATAATTGCTTTGGTCAATAGTCATGTAAACAGCATCACCGATACTAAGAGTATTAGTTCTTTTGTGTATTCAAAAACGTATTAACCATAGGTATTCCCTATTTAGCTAAACTAGATTCTGCAACTAAACCAATacaatcaaaacaaaacaagtaCGTAGGGAATTATAAAAGAttcaaatattttctttttctaaagaACTCTATCCCATAGCCTGCCGCTTTGCAACGTTTAAACCAGGTAGATCACCACCTGAATCCACACCTTTACCAAACAATACTATAACCGCAATAGCCCAAAACTTAATCAGAAAGCTCAAGTAAGCATATATGTATGAAGTCCAGTGTAACTCTAATGCTTTATGTTCAAAGAATAGTATTCTACATGTAAAGACTGCTAACCTTGTATATGCTAGCCtatgtaagaatttctattAGAAATATCCCAACTATACGGATATTTCCCTTTAACAATTGGCACAATAAGAATAGATAAACACATGCAGGGATGCTAACTTGGATAAAGAGTTCAATATCACAAAAAACAACCGATAGGATTATATTCCATTCTGCTAATGAACTGAAGAAAGAACTAACAAACTTACAAAGGCGTGCAGATGTGTAAGTAACATTAAAAAGCTCATAACTCGAAGAAAaataatgtaatgaactttcatcCATCTATAGTAATGTGTGACTTGCCTTGAAATTGTCCCCGTTTTCCTGCACCCCTCAGATCATTTACCAAGCTAACCATCTTCTTAACTCCAGAACCATCAAATAATTCTTCATACATTTTCAGTCCATCAACCACATTAACCTACACACAGAAACCATTAAATTAAACACGGAAATTAATTCCAGGTTTACATATCTTCTTCAATAAGTTGACGAGGCAGTGTAATATTACCGTTTTTCCATCTGTCGTCTCAGTAGCaacaaaagtttttgaaatagcTAAAATATTTGGCTTCTGCTGCGGAGTTTCCATAGAAGATAAATTATTCTCCAAATGTGCATTAGCGCATCCTACATCAGATAAATGCCACAATGAAGCAAAGATTATATAGaatttataaaaacattaaaagagaaataaattaaagaacGGTATGTTTGGTAAAACAAAATTCATTGGCACCTTTTGAGTTGGGATTTTCTTTCACCTCACATTCTAGACCCTCGGACAAAGCTGATTTCAAGTCCATGCTCTTAGCATTGTTGTCTATTTGAGATTTTGAGTTTAAACCTGCTATAAATGATTCGAATGTAGTCATTATCTGGTTACATCATGGCATAGCTTTCAACATCTTCCAAGTAAATAAGGCTCATTTTTAGAATCTCAGTATTAGAAATCatctatgacaaaatggttGTTCCAAAAGTACCTCACGTTGCTTCATAAACAATACAGTTAATTTCAGGTAGTGCATAATCACTGTGTGTTAAAAACAGTAAAAATGCTTTTAATTATCACAAGATATGCATTTGGGGACCACCTTGCTTCAAAACTTAACATCTATGTAGAATCTTGATAGTTACAAAAACTTCAAGCAACTTCAAGTTCAAGATGGATTTGggggaaaaaaacaaatttcattTCTATAACTGAAAAGGGACacaaatataacataataaacttaGCCAAATAGCTTCCAAGAACATGAATGCATATGTGTGTGTGCTCAAATCCTTGTCTTGGACCACAAGCCAACATTTAATCAATATTAACACTAGATACTTGAATACTAAAAGAAGAAATtagcaacaacaaaaaaatggCACTTTTGTATGTCATTCACAAAGATAGTTTTAAATATCATCACTAAATTGGCATACAGAAATATTAGCacttaatacatataataaaaagaaatgaagCATAACCCAACTCATATCTTACCAGCATTATACTTGGAAAGTTCAAATTTTTCATTAGATTTTGGAACTTCAATCACAACATTTCGGGGACTCTTAAATTCAACACTCGAATtatagccatctttcaaaggtATCTCAACTCTATGACCCTGCCCATGCCCATTTCCGTGCCTAAACCCAACACCACTCGATTTCTTATACTCTTTCCCTGATCCCACACCCTTCACCGGCTCATAAACCCCACCACCACCGCCCCCACGACGCTGTGGCTGTTGCTGTTGTTGCCGCCTCCACGTCACCTGCTGCAACGCGTTAAACACCTCAGCCACCGAAAAATACTGTTGCATATGCAACACAGGGTTCCAATTACACCTCCTTTGTTGTATAGACCCTATCACCCCATCATACTCCCCTTGTTCACCTACACTCTTCAAATGATGACACAACGAATCGATAATCGCATTCGCAGCAGCAAATTCCCCCCTTAACCACATTAAAAACCCATCCCTTTCATCCCCATACCACCCCGTCCCACTCCCTGCGACGGTCGGCATAACCGCACCGCCACTCGGATACTGCATTTTATCAGATATCACCATATTCCCTGGTTGCATTGCCATATACAttaatttaaatcaattatatatatctaatctaataatagatataatttttaaatatatgtatcaaTTGTAACTAAACACTACCtacttatatatctatatctatatctatatatataataaatcaaatgaTGAGTTGTGATAAATTAGTAGCTAAATTCCAGATCTAACAGAATTAcgtgaataataataataaaagcaaaatTAGTGATTAGATCGaacaaaatttaaagaaaaatgtgTACGGAATTCAGCAATGTAAAGAAAGATGTAGGtaaattttatgtgtttttttttttttgttttgtttagatCTAATATagaaatagaataaaataaaaaaaaggtgtgAAATTGAGAGGTTttgtagtgtgtgtgtgtgtgtgtgaatttaGGGTTGGAGGTGAAGAACGAGTTTTTTGGGGAAGAAGTAAATGTgtgagtgtgtatatatatatggcttaTGGAACACgcgcatatatatgtatgtataggttatatagagatagaggagatggatatatgtatatttgtacgTAGACAGTGTGAAGGAGAGAGTGAGTGAGTGTGAGAGGGGGGATGGATGGAATATTCTGAGGATGAAAAGTGTGTGATTTCTTACATTAAGGGTAGAAAGTGTAAATATAATTTAGTAATACAACGATAAGTTAGGTGATGGATTTATTTAGGGAGTAATATTATGTTATTAAGTAACATGATCTTGAGATTACATGAAgtaatacattaaatatgtagggtgagtacggttcggtttgggtcggttttttactaaaaccgaaaaccgaattgccaaaaaccgaaccgttataattcggtttttgaaaactaaaaccattgggttttggtttttcggttttaatcggtttttaaccacttatggttttggtcaaattgaatttgaaaagtttataagtttataccctataattacaccgtaattaatttcaacaaattttcaaaacaatattagtaacaataacactacaacaatgacaacaaatccataaaagtaagttgtacaaacttcaaataaactttatatgtaactatttatatgttttacgcGTTGTTagttatacaattattaaagcaaattattatgttgtgtattttcacttaaaacatataaatgatattattatatacacctaaaaatgcaaatatattagcatatttaccaaaaattaataataaaatgatataaatataaaataaagtaaacaatatatatttttggttcggttcggtttttatggtttggtttttcattagaaaccaaaaccgaaccatacttttcggtttttagaaaaccaaaaccaatggtttttggttttttcggttttcatggtttttttggttttcggttCGGTTGTTCCTTACCCCTATGTACGGGCATCAAGCCTAAGAAAGTATAATTAGTTGTTTTATATTGGCTTAATTtagttacttatttatttaaactcagtaaaaaacaaaaatgaaacttGAAAAAATTGTTGTTGGATCCAACAACTAAGTTTTCCTTTAAAATTGATGCCTTGAATTGAACCGACTTCTCACATCTGATTTGTTGCTGAAACGCAACATACCTATTGTCTCACCCACTTGTTCCCTGTGTAATAATCATGACAAGATATCGGAACATTTGTTCTTGAAATGCACCCTTGTTGATCATTTTAGGAGCTTCTTTATGTCTTGGTCCAAGCTCACGTAATAAAACCCAACAACATCATAGGACTATATGAACTTCATAAAGACCCCTGCATGATTCTAGAAAGTAAAAATCCTTCAACCCGATTGTTCTCACTTATCATTGGGTAATTTGGAAGGCCATAAATGATTATATCTTTCTGAACAAAGTCCAACTCTGTGCTACTCTACCAAAATTTAAGACTCTTAGCTTCGTGTGGTTATTAACCAAAGGCCCAAAACTCGAAATTTGGTTAAAGCGGTGTAGTTTCAATTTCCAATCTTATCGTCTGTATAGTTATTGGCATTATCTTTCAATATTCATATTTGTACTGCTAGCCTCTTATTCAATCGTATAATGTTTATAGTCAATCCGTATAATGTACGAGTATTAAGACTATGgagtttataatatataaaaaaaactttttataaatagtcATAAGCCAATAAATAAAAGCTTGACCAAACATTTCCTTAATTGGATGTATTGATGTTAAACAAAAAGAATcagatttaaatataataatttaaaataacaaaGGAAATGTCCAAAAGAATTACAAAGATACTTAGATTATCACATTCACAtccaattaaaaaaacattcattgatttattttcaatatctaataaaaaacttaaatttaacatccaaataaaaaatttaattcatCTACTCAGTATTATTAGTAACTTTGACTTAAGCATTTGATTCCACTAATGTTAATCATGTTTGTCTAGTTTAACACAAGATATCATCAATAGTGAGAGAGggtaaaaaatattaattcgGCCCCTTACTTCAGAGATTTTTTTTAACGAGTCTTCTTAAGGACTCAAACTCTTTTGGTATCATAGGAGTTCTAAACTAGACTTTGGTGCTCTAAGTTTGTGTTTAgtaacatatctatatctatattactttaaaaatatttctatcttttttatatcaaaagttaacatttttttcGTATACGATATTACcattaataaatcaatttacacaacaaattttttatgtttaaagaTATTTCCAAATTATACATCATcgtatttacatcaattatttatatcaCCGGATGCTGCCATCGTTACTAACAACCATTGTCGTCATCATCACATCACCACCGTCACATTGCACGAGTTTGTTATATAATTCGGAGATGATTACTTAATTAGTGTTTTGCTAGTAATttgttgattttatatatatctccaCCTTTGAAAGTAAAAAGGAAAATTGttctaacataaaaaaaaatcataataatgtTAAAATCTCATCTCATATAGTCAACCAAGTCAAGTGAGTGTGCAGTGTGTACAAACAAGAATAGAATTCACTCGAATCACAAAGGGTGCATTTTGCAACTAATCCAACTCATCacatcctatatatataactccacCCCAAGCCCTCCCAACCCAACTTAACCCAAGTCACAAATAAAATAACCCCGGGAAGAAAAACACCAAAACGCTGTAAAATCCACCACCGGAGATCGAGAAACTTCTCAAATCATACATtcttcatcatcaccatcatcatcaaatcatctTTAAAACAATCACCACCGTTCGTAGCCGTCGATTCGATCTAAATAACTTTCATTACATTTCAAACCCCCAATTTTTATTTCCGATTAATTCTGATTGGCAGCTCTCAATTTTCCGATTTCTAGGGTTTCCGTTAGTTCCTCTTTCGATTCAactaatttttatgtttttttaccCGATCTTGATTATAAAgtactttaatttcattaaaagtttGTAGATTTTGTCATTTGGGAAGTTTTTAATTTGCCCCAATTTTAGTTCTGTAAccctaatttgtttttttttctcttaatttcttgatttttatctattttatccgattttgtttataaattacttaacttttattaatatattgtaGATTTCATCATCTGGGTAGTTTTCAATTTGCCCCAATTTTAGTTCCGTAAccctaatttgtttttttttaaaaaattgtttgaGTTTTTTGAATCCGATATTGTTTGTAAATTActtcaatttcattaaaaattgtcaattttatcattttttaagttattaaaGATTCAGCTATAATTTGGGGATTATTTTTTTGGTTGAAGGTTTGAGCATTGAAGATATAATAAGAGAATGGCTGGATATGATTTAGATGTAagaaagtttcaatctttatttatatgtattattattattatatctatgtactttttttttttgttatttgggGTTTTTTAAGTTTACTATATTATTTATGTAGGAATATGAAGATTATTATGAGGATGAAGGCGGTGAGTATGAAGAGGACGGCGAAGAGTATGAAGAAGTAGACGAGGAAGAGGAGCATTTGCCGACGCAGGAAGAGTTGGAGTATCTTGAATTAAGGCAAAAGTTGAAAGATGAATATAGAAAGCAATCAAAGAAGGAACATGGTTCTGGGATTACCAATTCACAAGAGAAAAAGCCTAAATTGCCATATCAAAAGTGAGTAGTTTCCGTTTTCTAGGTATTTTTATGATAAAGTTTTGCATTTTTTAAGTCTTGTTTGTTTGTAGCTTCACACAATGTGGTACAGTCATAGCATGCGGATTTTGTCTTTTTTGACTGCTAGTCATGATGTATACTTTTTCAGGTCTCATTCATTGAGGATTTACTACATCACCaaaactatattattaataGTCTGATAGATTTAGAACGTCAAGACTTGGATTTTAACCCACACGAAAGGTGTAATTGCTAATGctgttgttttttgtttgaatATGATGGGTTGGCGAAATTTGAGTTATTTTGCGTCATTTGTTGTTGTGTTGCATACCATGAATTCATATAAAATTGTTGCCAATAAGTCTCTGTATGCGAACATCCTAGCTTTACATATCTTAAGTTGTCATCAGTTAAGTTTTACTTAAAGTTTGCCGTTTGCTAATATGAATGATCTGGCAATCAAAATCTTTTGCAATGTAAGCACTACTTTTAACTGATACAGATCTTGGTAATGTTCCTAGTGTGTATCTTGCTTAATGGGATTGTTTGTCCTAGTCCAATTTATTCTTGTCTAGGTATTAAAATAACATTTCCTAATGGAGTAATGGTAAGTCTGCCTTTCTCATGAAATTTCATCAATGTGTACTTATTGCTATTTCACATTTAATTGTGTTGTGCTTGCAGATTTGGATCCTTTTTTGGTCCATCACAACCAGTTATTGCTCCAAGAGTAATTCAAGAATGCAAGTCGTTGTTGGAGAATCCACGTTTGGCGGAAAGTATCTTGAAATCCAAGAATGGTGTACGTGTTTTccctctcttttcttcttcattcttATACTACAATGCTGAAGCTTTTCGCCCCAGTGTTCAATTGAGGGAAGCATTATCAGAACTGCCAATCCTCTTTTGAGTTTTAACAAGTGTAGTGCGTTAAAGTTAGGTTTGATTCTTATGTGTGATTCGAAGTAACCAATTGGGCGTTATTGGATAgagaaaaacatatattttacttGAAATTAAAGAATACATATCTTCTGTAAATTTATGTAGAAAACTATATGTTCAGAGAATTAGTCAGAGTTTTTTAATTAAGGATGAAATCTTCTCAAAATACGAGTTTCTAGTTGATCAGCTAATGTGTACCAATTATCATGTGTGAATGTTTACTTGTTCATATAGATAGATATGCAAAATAGTAGTGCATTGAATGTTGCCAGATCAAACAGTTCTTGATAGAAATCATACATCCTAGTTCTGCTCACACAATAATTCTAATATTAATTTCTAATAAATTGGAGTTGCTTAATAATGTGAAGCAGATTGTGGCTTATGGTTCTTGAGTAATGCGCATAACCCTTTTAATTTCTTGGTTTTGCAGCAGATCAAGGGTGGCTCTGTAACTCCAGGAGTATCAAAGCCTCGACCTAATGGCAACCATCAGCCCAGTAAAATAGACAGTATGGTAAGATATAGTCGTATTTGACTAATATATCAAATTCTTGATTTGCAAATATTTTCATATTGTTcaatttaaaatctttttaggCAAAACCCAAAGCAAAAATCCAGATGCTTAAGAATACAAGGGATTACTCTTTTTTATTGTCCGATGATGCTGAGCTTCCAATTCCTCCAAAGAATCCTCCTAAATGCGTGCCTGCTAGAAAATCAGGTATGTCGACCCCTATTCGTTTTCTATTAGTTTTGTGCAACATAGAAGTTCAAACTTACCTGGAGATTTGAATTAGCTGAAGAGGTGCGTTCACAAAGACACCCGGACAATATTGGTAGAAACATCATTAATGGCCGTGAAGAAAGGAAACCCGTGGTTACATCCAGTGAAATGCGACTGAAAGCAGGTCAACAAGTTCAAAGACCAAGTACCGCCAGTAAGTTACCTGCAACATCACAAGATTCTAGAAAACAAGTCGGTAGAAATGAAGGAAGTGGTCCAGGCCGGCCTTTGGCATCACATGACAATAGAAAACAAGTTGGTAGAAATGAAGGAAGTGGCCCGGGCCGGCCTCTGGCATCACACGATTCTAGAAAACAAGTCGGTAGAAATGAAGGAAGTGGTCTGGGACGGCCTTTGGCATCACACGATTCTAGAAAACAAGTCAGTAGAAATGAAGGAAGTGGTCCAGGACAACCTTTAACATCACAAGATTCTAGAAAACAAGTCGGTAGAAATGCAGGAAATGTTTTGAGCCGACCTTCAGGACAGAAGACAGTACCCTCTAAGACAACGGTGGTCAACAGGCAAAAGGTGATGGCGTCATCTGTTGGTAGAGGTTCCATACCTACTGGCCACATACCTCGTACCTCCAGACCATTACCAGCTACTCTCAAGAAACCCTTGGATCATAGGGATGAAAGGGGACCTAGCAATGGAAATATGAGTAGAAAGCCCGTGGAGATGTCTAGATCTCAGGTATGTTGGTTCTTTTTTAGAAAATTACGAGATGGCAGAAAGGGTAGGTTGGATAATAAGTCAAAACAGGTTTGGGTCTTGAGGCtaatttttgaacatgtttgaACTGGTGAAAACATGCAATGTTTGCATACACGTGTTCTCTTATTGGGATGGGGTCAATAATGCTTTTGGTGGTTTGGGACAAATATGTTATGAATGCTTTACTGCTACAGTCATGAAGTAGTATCTCAAATTTTACTATTCACGATACGTATGCATCAAGAGTACACTTCTGGATACTTCCAACCCGTTCAGCTCATTTTTTGACAAgtcatttttttaatcattgtCTAACATTTACCAATTTGATCCATTGCGATTATGTATAAATGGCTAAAGTTGTCACCCTTAGCATACAGTGTATAGAAGACTGTGATGTAATATGTAATTTGACATGATTGTCATTTGTAACTGACAGATTAAGCAACAACCAACTAGACCACCATCTAATGGACAGCTAAAGGAACGACAACAGAAAAGACCAGCCCGGCCAtttgatgacgatgatgatgtgGATCCCAATGATCCCATCGGTTCGATCAGAAAAATGATGGGGTAGATATACCTTCTGTTATTATTTTGCATGTGTTCTTTAAGCTCATCTGAGAACTGTTTGGAGTACATTATCCATTGAATATTTGCAGTTTTCCACTTCTAGAGTCCTACTTCTTTATACAGATGCAAAATATTCATTTTTTGGTGCTAGAATTGTTGCCTTTTTAGGATATTGGGGAACAAAGATTAATTTTGCTATGGAGAGAATCTGCATATTTCTACTCGTCACTAAATATGATTTGACAATGTGGTATATTCTTGCAGATATAATCCCAACAAGTACCGAGGTATCAAGGATGATACTAAAGACATGGTGGTcgattttgatcaaattcttcGGGAAGAGAAACGCAGGTCAGTAAAATTAATGAGAATATGCATATGCGTCAGTTTTCAGCCACTTGTAGTAGTTCATCCAAGTCACCAGAATTTTTGTTCAGTTTGTAGATGTTCACATACATATCGGTTTCAAAATGTTAATAGAGCTTAAAAAATGAACTTGCCAGCTCATCTGAGCAGGACAAAAAGGTCTTTGTGGAGCAACCTCATTCTAGGCCTGAACTAATATACTAGTGGGTCAAGTCCATTACCATCCTGCTTGACAGTCGACACCCTTGGTTTTGCCACACCATGTTTAACTGATGTTGCCACCTATTTGCGaaaattgcaaaaaaataaaataaaaaaaataacaatcatATCTGCATTTTAGTTATggattttgtgaattttttctACAACCTTGTACTCGTAGTGGCATTTTTGATCTGTTTATTACAGATCTCcttgtttttaatttgatttaaacTTACTTTGAGATCCAGTGAAAGGATTGGTCGCAAGGAAGACGAAGAAGAGGCTAggaaattagaagaagaagacagAAGGAGGATGGCGGCCAAGAAACGGAAGCTTAACCATTAATGATGATTAAACACCTACTGTATTTGGCCCTAAGCTTCCTGTTAAGCGTTTGGTGGACCCAAATTGGTCCCATGTTTTATTCAAAGATATCATGAATTTAACCCTTTTAATGTGCAACAGATGCGACTGGGttttgatttctttcaacaaccatGACTTAAgctttttgtgatttttttccCCCAAACCCATACTCAGCTGGTTAAAATTATGCAATGATAGCAATGTTTGTTGGGCTTTTTGTAATTTACTAACCTGGTTCTCTCCGTGAAGTGGTACATTACATGTTTTGAAACTGTTGATCTTAATTAGCCGTGGAAAGGACATGGTATACGTACTTGATTGTTATGGTCTATCTCAACTGCGTTCACAAAAACTAAATTGATGTACTACTATCGTTACACCACTTAAATAATGGCTAATCTAAGACAAACCAATTCTTGTATCCATATTTTTGGTGCAAAACATTGTTGTGTAGCAAGGTGTTGGTATAATCTGATATAATTGTTTCGTTGGTGAAATTGTTGTATAATTATAGAAAAGCTTAAGTTTGACTGCTTGAGTCAAAAGTATGTAGGGTTTTGAACATTTTATTTATGAACTGGTTAATGGTACGTTATTTGCTACCAGATTAATCGATCAGCACTCAACTCTGAGGTATCTCCAGCATGTATGTTTTGTGTGTTCTTGTGTAGCATATGTATGAAAAGCGTACTTTAGACACAAGTTTACGAATCAAATTGTcttgtatgtttttttattagatttgCTTTTCATATCACATTTTTTATTCCGTTTGGGAACTCATCATCAACGTCCAATCATGCTTCAAGTTTAAGGAAATCATGTCCGGAAAAGTTGTTTTGATCAACGACGCTTCATCTGGACTTGGATAGGCATGTAAATGTAAAACCTAAACCTATGTTGATGTAGTATACTATCTCCACATGATTCAAATgttcaaaatttcaaataatccgtgtttatatatatatacgagagcaaggATCAGCACGTTGCGGCTGTGAGATAGTGAggttgataggtcatagagtatgataggtcataggaggtgatatatcatagagtgtcatagtcaaatgtcttagccggctctgacctcggatttaaaaattcgtcgaaagtatatcgaatgacacctctaatgaaagagcatgaaatgttaagaacacccatataatttttataatttatcgatgtacggtttttgagaaaagattttgaaagaattagaagaataaaatgatttatggagaagagagaaagttgtaggcattgatgtatggtatatTTTGTtgatcatgtgtacattgttgaaattgaaagttaaaagttgaaaccttatttgctttataatatagtatagatatagcaAATTAGCAATGTCAATTCAACTATACAAATACTCACAATCAATATGCATTGTTCATAAACTACTTGTTATAGACGTCTAGTtgatttagtattttatttattcatctaCTCCATGTATGATTCTAGACGTCTAGTTTGTATTGCTCCTGGAGGCTGTAGGCACACTTTGGGACAACGTAACATCATAGTTTTGCTTACAACTCAGTATTTCGTTTCATAGTTTTGCTTACACTTTTGTTCCCGTTGCAACGTGCAGGAACCAACTAGTTATATCATATACTCCGTATAAGATAACAACCTTTTAACCTTAATATATATCTgattagttatattatatatagaatattataaattatatgttaatCATCTAAATTTCTAT includes the following:
- the LOC122605168 gene encoding uncharacterized protein LOC122605168 isoform X2; translation: MAGYDLDEYEDYYEDEGGEYEEDGEEYEEVDEEEEHLPTQEELEYLELRQKLKDEYRKQSKKEHGSGITNSQEKKPKLPYQKFGSFFGPSQPVIAPRVIQECKSLLENPRLAESILKSKNGIKGGSVTPGVSKPRPNGNHQPSKIDSMAKPKAKIQMLKNTRDYSFLLSDDAELPIPPKNPPKCVPARKSAEEVRSQRHPDNIGRNIINGREERKPVVTSSEMRLKAGQQVQRPSTASKLPATSQDSRKQVGRNEGSGPGRPLASHDNRKQVGRNEGSGPGRPLASHDSRKQVGRNEGSGLGRPLASHDSRKQVSRNEGSGPGQPLTSQDSRKQVGRNAGNVLSRPSGQKTVPSKTTVVNRQKVMASSVGRGSIPTGHIPRTSRPLPATLKKPLDHRDERGPSNGNMSRKPVEMSRSQIKQQPTRPPSNGQLKERQQKRPARPFDDDDDVDPNDPIGSIRKMMGYNPNKYRGIKDDTKDMVVDFDQILREEKRSERIGRKEDEEEARKLEEEDRRRMAAKKRKLNH
- the LOC122605168 gene encoding uncharacterized protein LOC122605168 isoform X1; this encodes MAGYDLDEYEDYYEDEGGEYEEDGEEYEEVDEEEEHLPTQEELEYLELRQKLKDEYRKQSKKEHGSGITNSQEKKPKLPYQKFGSFFGPSQPVIAPRVIQECKSLLENPRLAESILKSKNGQIKGGSVTPGVSKPRPNGNHQPSKIDSMAKPKAKIQMLKNTRDYSFLLSDDAELPIPPKNPPKCVPARKSAEEVRSQRHPDNIGRNIINGREERKPVVTSSEMRLKAGQQVQRPSTASKLPATSQDSRKQVGRNEGSGPGRPLASHDNRKQVGRNEGSGPGRPLASHDSRKQVGRNEGSGLGRPLASHDSRKQVSRNEGSGPGQPLTSQDSRKQVGRNAGNVLSRPSGQKTVPSKTTVVNRQKVMASSVGRGSIPTGHIPRTSRPLPATLKKPLDHRDERGPSNGNMSRKPVEMSRSQIKQQPTRPPSNGQLKERQQKRPARPFDDDDDVDPNDPIGSIRKMMGYNPNKYRGIKDDTKDMVVDFDQILREEKRSERIGRKEDEEEARKLEEEDRRRMAAKKRKLNH